The Sceloporus undulatus isolate JIND9_A2432 ecotype Alabama unplaced genomic scaffold, SceUnd_v1.1 scaffold_809, whole genome shotgun sequence DNA segment AGAAGCGGCCTCTCCCACGGATGATGTTAGGTCGTTCCTCGAACATGTTATTaaaatgtccagggctctggacattgaacTCCAATACCCTGAGGAAGAGGCCAGGGACCCCCTCGAACGCAGGGTTCGCAGCAGGGCCCACTCAACACCTCTGGTCCCCTTCATGCCGTCCCTGGAAGCCCTGGTCAGACGCTCGTGGGACTGCCCCTCCTCCCTGGTGGGACCGCCGCGCAAGATCGAATCCCTCTATAAGGTCTCAGCTCCAACCGCCCCGTGGCTCACCTCCCACCCCCGACAAAACTCTGCTATTGTCGAGGGTGCCCAGCAGACCTCAACTCAACGGCAAGCGGCAGTGCCGTTCGACAAGGAGGCTAAGAAGGTTGATGCCCTGGCCAGGAAGGCATACGCGGCTGCAGCACTAGCGGTGAAAGCAACCAACTACACCGCTTGCATGGGTGCCTATATTCAAACGCTTATGGAGGGCATCTCTCCCATCGTGCCCGACGTCCCGGATGAGGCCCAACGCACCCTTACCGAGATTAGGGatgaggcccattccattggCGCGTGGCTCATCACCGCATCCAGGAACGTGGTGGAGTGTTCGGGCAGGGCCATGGCGGCTGCCATCGCCCTAAGAAGACACGCTTGGCTGCGGGGTTCGGACCTTAACACCAACGTTAGGTCCACCATAGAGGACATGCCGATAGACGACTCGGgcctcttccatgccgagacggATGACAAGCTGAACCGAAAGTTCAGGTTGAAGGCGGCGGCGAGAAAGCATGGTATGTCTGCCCCCGCGCCGGCTCCCTTCCGTAAGAGGTTCCGCCCCTGGCAACAACAGCAGGGCCAGTTTAATAGGTCTTCTTACCAAGACCGGCAATTCCAGCAACAGGGGTCCCAACGCCAGAGGTACCCGTCTCAGTCCCCATCGGCCTCGGGCCGCCGAAATCAGTCTTCTCGGTACCGGAGGAACCGGCGACAAGACCCTGACCAgtccaaaaagagggcatgaaacCTTCCCGCGCACTTTGCCTCCCCTGCAAGCTTTTTGGACATTCTTAAGCCCTTTATCAACACATGGGCTTCCATTTCCTCCGACTCTTGGGTGctaaacatcgtccgtaggggctataccctcgagttcgaagagctcccgcccaccggagctttcatttccaccccaccctcggacacccttctcgacgaagtgcgcacacTATTGGACAAGGGGGCTATTTCCCCACTAGCTCCTGATTCCTTCCATgcggcctttttctccaggtacttcacggtaccgaaggccGACGGAGGCATTAGACCAATCCTGGACTTAAGGGACTTAAACCTCTTCCTCAAGTATCGCAGGTTTCGTATGGTAACCCTAGCCTCTATTTTGCCTCTCCTTCGCCAGGACCAGTGGTTCGCGACGGTCGACctcaaggacgcctacttccacatcggaattcgggagtcccaccggaggttcctcgccttcgccgtcggctccgacgcataccactacaatgtgctcccgTTCGGGCTCGCTACAGCCCCacgggtcttcacgaagtgcatggccccagtggtGGCTTACCTCCACAGCaagggctacagagtcttcccttacTTAGACGACTGGCTGTTCGTCGCAGACTCCCAGGACGATCTTCAGGAGGCAATCGCATTCGCCACCCGGCTGCTGAACTCTCTCGGACTAGTGATCAACGAAGACAAGTCCCATTTTACTCCGTCCAGGCAGGTGAAgttcatcggagccatcctcgattccgaaagatgctccgcTTTCCTTCCTGTAGACCGTTTCCAGTCACTGGTGACATCACTGACAccctgcatctcccacagaagagtGAGAGCCGGGGACGTCCAGATCGCTCTGGGTCACATGGCATCAACGACCTTTGTGACGCCGTGGTCGAGACTTCGCCTACGTCCTCTCCAGGCTTGGTTTCTGTCGGCCTTCTCTCCGTTAGACGATTCCCCATCCAAGTGGCtaacggtaccgagaccggtggccgcttctcTCAACTGGTGGCTGGACGACCGCAACGTGTGCgccgggatgccctttcaccaACCACAACCTCAGGTGACACTGACAACCGACGCTTCCCTAGAGGGCTGGGGCGCCCATCTCCTCGACCTGGTTGTCAAAGACAAGTGGTCACACTCGGACAGCcttctccacatcaatgccctcgaGATGCTCGCGGTCGAAAAAGCCCTGAGAGCTTTCGAATCCGCTGTGTCAGGCAGGGTGGTGCTCTtaaggacggacaacaccaccgtgatgtattacatcaacaaacagggtggtACCAGGTCAAGGACCCTCCTCGAGATGACcctgcgcatctgggactggtgcatacagagacagatcctcctccaggcgatccaTTTGCCAGGGGAGGACAACGACTTGGCAGACCGTTTGAGCAGATCACCCTCGgtatgccacgagtggaggctccatcccgagacagtcagcgacctcttcgatcggtgggggaCCCCCCGGATCGATCTCTTCGCGACCGGATggaacagccattgtccccagttctgctccaggaggccaatgaCAGGATCCctaggagacgcattcgccttcctgtggtcgggggaactcctttatgcctttcccccctttccgcTCATTATCAGGGTGGTCTCCAAGATGATGCTGGATCACAcagacgcgatcctgatcacgccatggtggccgagacagccctggttcgcatCCCTCCTGCATCTCTCCAGACggtgcttcctccgcctcgagccTCGCCCGGACCTGTTGTCGacccaggacggacgaattctccatCCCGACATCGACAACCTACcgatggtagcctggaggatccaGCCCTGACTgtcttgccggagtcggtgaggacggtgatcctggctgcgaggaaaccttccacccagcggtcctatgccctgaaatggaggagattttgcctcttccttgatcagaagggcttgtctcctgcacaggtgtccactccagtggtgctggagtttttgatggcgcttctgaatgaggggctgtccctcacatccatcaagtgctacctgtctgccatctgtgccaaatatcagttcggggggagggtttctttcttcaaagaccccttggtgaaggggttcctaaAGGGGTGTGtcaacctttatcctcctgtattggtgccaacgccggcttggagtttggagtcggtactgtccgctctccaatccaagccctttgaacccatggccacagcggacttgagactattgacttggaaaaccgctttccttgtggccatcacctccgcccgccgtgcgggcgaactctgtgctctacgaagggaccagccattcctgaggttccacaaggacaaggtggtcctccgcacGGACATTACTTTCTTACCTAAGGTAGTGTCcgccttccacatgtgccaggacattgtgttgcccactctcgcatccaacccggtGTCGGATGAGGagagacgcctgcactctctCGATGTTAGGAGGGCGCTGGCCTTTtatctggacagaactgctgcctccagtcggtccgagagactgttccaatgctactcggagccgaagaaagggttgcctgtatCTGctcagaggttttccaaatgggtggctggtaccatccacctctgctatgaactgttaggcaaacctctccctggcagggttcggtcccattccacaaggtcaatggcagcatcctccgcGTTCCTGTCagggattcctttggaggatgtctgcaaggctgctgtctggtctcaacctctgacttttattaagcactataggttggacaccagggccatccgagacgcagcttttgggagggctgtgttggtttcagggttgcattgattgcactattGATGTGTTCATGTGATGCAGTTTGCACTGTTTAtactgttgaatgttgatttgcacaagccttatgggatcggtcttgcatgacctcggTTCCCTTCTAAGGTTTAGCAGGGTTATTGCTATttatttgtgcatgaacaaaagacggactctttatggttcaaagtgttttattataataaatatacctttggtttaccatagctatggtctcaggacactccctccgccgcataccttagcttgtcagtctaaacccatttgtatgattcgcagagaccacgaagaagaaggacaggttgcttacctgtaacagtatttcttcgagtggtcatctgcgaatacatacaaatcccacccgtccgtcccctcagtgtcctgctcactttggctctctttccatcgc contains these protein-coding regions:
- the LOC121917797 gene encoding uncharacterized protein LOC121917797 — encoded protein: MSPPFKKCDICSGKVPVQDPHSSCLFCLGRDHDPRVCSLCKSMSSQARKNRESRLTSAIAQGKIREGDPRPASAPSASAPSAQARSGPSSAPPSTSLGKDTGSSDSSRPPARVAASKPPKHSRTSGSVGQDTAPGRMEVVSSEASKRQSSAPETTSSSSAKRPKSTSKTGSHSGSPSKRRSDDASLPRKSHRESRRDRPRPDSPGRVDPLATPMVGNHSPTRDLHHSPVDSRVRDTAAQTVPTQTQSATTLPFLLSDDEEVADRPPRSPSPASLAPRSPADPQYYYDSETDQFFLPVPKEVVLAKSVRGRDRPRDVDQPQGQEHHRREPPDRAGPSASAPSRRVDRPVEHSRPYAAVDLLVSDSEPEPVDSEYSSGDDDPAQNSPQLLHHPEAASPTDDVRSFLEHVIKMSRALDIELQYPEEEARDPLERRVRSRAHSTPLVPFMPSLEALVRRSWDCPSSLVGPPRKIESLYKVSAPTAPWLTSHPRQNSAIVEGAQQTSTQRQAAVPFDKEAKKVDALARKAYAAAALAVKATNYTACMGAYIQTLMEGISPIVPDVPDEAQRTLTEIRDEAHSIGAWLITASRNVVECSGRAMAAAIALRRHAWLRGSDLNTNVRSTIEDMPIDDSGLFHAETDDKLNRKFRLKAAARKHGPVVRDGRPQGRLLPHRNSGVPPEVPRLRRRLRRIPLQCAPVRARYSPTGLHEVHGPSGGLPPQQGLQSLPLLRRLAVRRRLPGRSSGGNRIRHPAAELSRTSDQRRQVPFYSVQAGEVHRSHPRFRKMLRFPSCRPFPVTGDITDTLHLPQKSESRGRPDRSGSHGINDLCDAVVETSPTSSPGLVSVGLLSVRRFPIQVANGTETGGRFSQLVAGRPQRVRRDALSPTTTSGDTDNRRFPRGLGRPSPRPGCQRQVVTLGQPSPHQCPRDARGRKSPESFRIRCVRQGGALKDGQHHRDVLHQQTGWYQVKDPPRDDPAHLGLTVLPPPRASPGPVVDPGRTNSPSRHRQPTDGSLEDPALTVLPES